CACGCTGCGGCTGCGCATCGAGCAGTTCGCCCCCGTGCTGGCGGATCCCGGCACCAACCTGGCCCGCATCGCCCGGGCGCAGGCAGACGCGGCGGCGGACGGGGTGCACCTGGTGGTGACGCCGGAGCTGTCGGTGACCGGCTACGACGTGCGCGACGTCGTCCACTCCCTCGCCGTAGCGGAATTGCCGCATCCCTTCCCCGCTCTGGCTTCCGGTCCGGACGTGGTGATCGGAGCCATCGAGCGCGACGCGGCGTTCGTTCCGTACAATGGAATGCTGCACCTGCGCGGCGGCACCGTGCTGCACCGTCATCGCAAGGTGTACCTGCCCACGTACGGCATGTTCGACGAGGCCCGCTGGTTCGGCGCGGGCCAGCAGGTCCGCGCGTACGACGCGGGCGGCGGATGGCGGGTGGGGCTGCTGGTGTGCGAAGACCTGTGGCATCCGGGGCTGGCCTGGCTGCTCGCGACACAGGGCGCCAACCTCCTCGTCGCGCAGTCCGCGGCGGCCGGGCGGGGCTCGTGGGACGGAGGCGTCAACGGGGGACGCTTCGCCAGCTGGGACGCGTGGGAGCACCTGGCGCGCGCCGCGGCCATCGCGTACGGCGTCTACGTGGTCCTCGCCAACCGCGTAGGCGTCGAGGGCCCCCTCTGCTTCGCGGGGGGATCGATGATCGTGGGCCCCGACGGCGCGGTGATCGCCCGCGCGGACGACCTGGCCGAGGACCGCATCACCGCGGACCTGTCACTCGATGCGGTCGCCGCCGCGCGCCGCCCCTACGCCCACGCCCGCGACGACGATCCGCACCTGATGGCGCGCGAGCTGGCCCGCGTCCTCGCCGATCGATGAGCGACGTGCGATGGGTTCGGGTCGCGGAGATCGTCGGCGCGGTGGCCCGGCAGGCGCTGGCGGACCGCGGATTGACGCGTATTGCCCTGCTGGACGACGGCAGCGAGCAGGCGGATCTGGCCGCGCGGCTGCTCATCCACGTCGTCGGAGAGGCGGCCGTGGAGCGCGTCACCGTCACGGCCGCCGAGATGGAACCGCTCTTGCCTGCCTGGCCCGGCGTTCCGCGCCAGCGGGTGGAAGACGAGCTTCGCCGCGTGCGCGCACGGCTGACGGACGCGCTGCCCGCGCATCCCGCGAGCAAGACCGAGCTGATGATGGGCGGCGCGCTGCCTCCCGAGCCGCTGCTGCCGCTGGGCGATCTGTGGGCGACGGATGTGCTGGCTCTGGGCGCCGCCTGGTCCGGCTCCGCGGAGCTGCGTTCGATCGCGGATGAGGCCGGCGGCATCGAGACGCTGGACGCGGCGCTGCGCCGGCTGGTGGACCGCCGCGATTCGCTCGGCTGGGACGATGGCCTGCCCCCGGCCGTTCGCGAGCGGGTGCGGCTCGCCATCCGCGGCGGCGCGGCGTGGCGGCGCGACCCATTCATCGTGCCCAAGCTGGGAAGCCGCACCCTCGGCACCGACCTTTTCGAATGATGCCCGTGATCCAGCCCCCGCTTCTCGCCATCCAGGCCAGCGGCTTCGAGCGCGTGGTAGACGTGGTGGCTGACGTGGCCACCATCATCATCGCCCTCGCCATCATCGTCGTGGGCCTGGCGGTGATCGCGGTGGCGCTCAAGGTGCGCGGCATGGCGAAGCGCTTCCGCGGCGACCTGGCCCCGGTCCGCAAGCACCTGGAGGCCGCCGCCGCCAACGTGGAGTACGTGAGCCTGGCCGTGCGGCAGGACGTGGAGGCCGTCAGCAAGACGGTCAAGAGCACCAGCGACCGCGTGCAGCACGCGGCGGACGCGGCGGCCAAGCGGCTGGCGGAGTTGAACGCGCTGATGGACGTGGTGCAGGCCGAGGCGGAGGACATCTTCATCCGCACGGCGTCCGCGGTCCGGGGCGTGCAGGCGGGTGCGGGTGCGTTCGCGCGGATGCAGCGGCGCGACGCCGCGATGGACGACGACACGGTGGACGACGCGCCGCGGGCGCGGCGGCGCACCATCCTCGACTGACCCGACGAGAAGCCACGATGGCCAGCAACGACACCAGCGACTTCCTTACCGCGTTCGCCATCGGCACGGCGCTGGGCGCGGGCGCCATTTTGCTGCTGCGCCCGGCGCGCCCCAACCCGCGCAAGCGGCTGGCGAAGCGCCTGAAGCCGCGGAGCGGGCGCAAGCTGGCCCGCCGCAGCCGCATCCGCTCCGTCCGGCTCGAAGGCGGCGACGTGGCCGGTGCCGGGCTGGGGGCCGCGGTGGGGATGGGGGCCGACGCCACGCAGGAGATGACGCGCGAGGTGATCGCCACCGGCCGCGAGCTTCTCGTCGAGTTCCGCGCCGAGGTGCAGCGCATTTTAGACGAGGCCCGAGAGGAGCTGCGGTCGATGGGGCTCGACGCGGGGCAGCCGCCCGCCCCGGCGGCCGGGGTGGACGCCTGACCGTGAGCCGCCGGCTCGCGTGGGCCGCCATTGCGGCCTTGGCCGCCATCGCGCTCTTCCCCGCGGCGGCGTGGGCCTGGGGCCCGGCGACGCACGTGTACCTGGGAAGCGCGCTGCTCGACTCGCTTCACCTGGTGCCGCAGGCCGTCCGCGTGCTGGTGGCGGCGTACCCGTACGATTTCCTCTACGGCTCGCTCGCAGCCGACATCTCCCTCGCCAAGAAGTACGTACCCGAGGGCCGCCACTGCCACCACTGGCACATCGGCGAAGAAATCCAGTCGAGTGCGCCGACGGACCGGCTGAAGGCCATGGGGCTGGGCTACCTGGCGCACCTGGCCGCCGACACCATCGCCCACAACTACTTCGTCCCGCGCCAGCTGCTGCTGACCTCGTCTACCAAGGGGCTGGGGCACGGCTACTGGGAGGCGCGGATGGACACGCACCTGCCGGAGCGCTACCGCACCCTGGCGCGGCACGTTGTGATGGAGCACGACCACAGCGAGGCCGACGCCCTCTTCGACCAGGTGCTGAGCGCCACGCTCTTCTCGTTCCGCACCAACCGCCGGCTGTTCCGCGGGATGATCCGCTTTCAGGACAACGACCGCTGGCAGACGGTGTTCGGAACGATGGTGGCCCGCTCGCGGTGGGATTTGACGGACGCGGCGGTGCACGGCTACCTGGAGCGCTCGTTCGACTACGTGGTGGACTACCTGTCGCGGCGGGGCGAGGCCCTGTGCGCCGCGATGGACCCCATCGGCGAGCGCAACCTTACGCTGAGCAAGCAGGTGCGGCGGATGGCCATGCGCGACGGCGCGTGGGAAAACCCCGCGCTGCTGCGGGAGATGGCCGACAACTTCTTTCCGCTTCCCGATGCGCCGTTCGGGCACCTGCGCACCCTGCCCGACGGCTCGCGGCACCGGCTGCAGCACCCCGCGCGTCAGGAAGCCTGACCCTCGCGCGTTGTCCCGACGTGGCCGGCACCTTGCAGGCCCCGTCCGCCCGGCCAGGAACCCACGCATCCCCGGAGGACCCGCATGATGATCACACGCCGGATCGCCGCCCCCGCGCTCGCCCTGCTGGTGACCCTCGGCGCGTCGGGATGCGCCGGGTTGAGCCTGAGCAACGGCTGCGGGATGAACGCCATGGACCCGATGACGGACGGGGCCAGCCGTCTGAACGTGGCTGCCACGCGCCACCAGCAGATCGGGCAGATGCAGGCGTATCAGAAAATGGCCATGATCGCCAACACGCAGTTCAGCAACCAGATCCGCAAGCCCGGCCAGGTGACGGTGGCCCCTACGTCTCAGCGGCTCTGCTACTGATCGACTCTCGTTCCTGATGTGAAAGAGGCCGGCGGCTCCCCCGTGGAGCCGCCGGCCTCTCTGCTTTGCCAGCGATCCTGAGTCTCACGCGGAGCCGCGGAGGACGCGGAGAAAGGGAGGGAGCCCTCCGCAGTTCTCCGCGACCTCCGCGCCTCCGCGTGGAACCCTTCTTTACCGCCGCATGCGCCGCACTTCTTCCAGCCCCGCCGGGTCCCACCGGGGCCGCTCGGGGTCGTTCGCGATCTCCATCACCACGTGGAACACCATCCGGGCGATGCGCGCCGCCTTGTCGGTGTCGATGGTCTCCACCTCGTCCGAGGGCTGGTGATAGTCCTCGTGCACGCCGCTGAAGAAGAAGAGGGCCGGCACTTCCTTGCGCGCGAAGTGGAAGTGGTCGGAGCGGAAGAAGAAGCGCTCCTCGGGCCAGAGGTCGTCCGACAGGCGCAGCCGCAGGTCGGGGTGCGCGGCGCCCACCCGGTCCGCCAGGCCACCCAGGCTCGAGTACTTCTTGCCGATGACCACCACCATCCCGGGGTCGTTGCGGCCGATCATGTCGACGTTCACGTTGGCGACGGTCTGCGCCAGCGGCACCGTCGGATGCTCGGCGTACCAGGCGGAGCCCAGCAGCCCCTTCTCTTCGCCGCTCACGTGCAGGAACACGATGCTGCGGCGCGGGCGCACGCCCATGCGCGCAAAGGCCTCCGCCACCTCCAGCAGCCCCGTGGTGCCGCTGGCGTCATCGTCCGCCCCGTTGTAGATGCTGTCGCCGTTCACCGCGCGGCCCACCCCCACGTGGTCCATGTGCGCGGAAAGCACCACGTACTCGTTGCGCAGCGCGGGATCGCTCCCCGGCAGCACGGCGACCACGTTGGGCACCGGCACCCCCGCGGTGCCCGCCGCCGCGCCCCGGCCGCGGAACGGCCACCACTGGTAGAAGGTGCCGTTCTCCCCCCCCGGCTGCAGCCCCCACAGCTTGTACTGGTTGACCAGGTACGAGGCCGCGATCTCCAGCTCGGGGCTGGGCGTGTTGCGCCCGCGCATGCGGTCCGACGCCAGGAACTCGATGCGGGCGTAGACGTCCTGCGGGGTGATGGTGGCGGCCGCCTGCTCCGCCGTCAGTCCCGAAGCGGAGAGCGGGACGGAGACGGGGGCCGGCGCGGACGCGGGGGGAGAAACGGGCGCCGCGCAGGCACCGAGTGCCAGCGCGGCGGAAAGTACGGCGTACGTGGGTCGGGTCATGACGCTCGCTCCGAATGGTTCACCGGAGCG
The sequence above is a segment of the Longimicrobium sp. genome. Coding sequences within it:
- a CDS encoding nitrilase-related carbon-nitrogen hydrolase, yielding TLRLRIEQFAPVLADPGTNLARIARAQADAAADGVHLVVTPELSVTGYDVRDVVHSLAVAELPHPFPALASGPDVVIGAIERDAAFVPYNGMLHLRGGTVLHRHRKVYLPTYGMFDEARWFGAGQQVRAYDAGGGWRVGLLVCEDLWHPGLAWLLATQGANLLVAQSAAAGRGSWDGGVNGGRFASWDAWEHLARAAAIAYGVYVVLANRVGVEGPLCFAGGSMIVGPDGAVIARADDLAEDRITADLSLDAVAAARRPYAHARDDDPHLMARELARVLADR
- a CDS encoding zinc dependent phospholipase C family protein, with amino-acid sequence MSRRLAWAAIAALAAIALFPAAAWAWGPATHVYLGSALLDSLHLVPQAVRVLVAAYPYDFLYGSLAADISLAKKYVPEGRHCHHWHIGEEIQSSAPTDRLKAMGLGYLAHLAADTIAHNYFVPRQLLLTSSTKGLGHGYWEARMDTHLPERYRTLARHVVMEHDHSEADALFDQVLSATLFSFRTNRRLFRGMIRFQDNDRWQTVFGTMVARSRWDLTDAAVHGYLERSFDYVVDYLSRRGEALCAAMDPIGERNLTLSKQVRRMAMRDGAWENPALLREMADNFFPLPDAPFGHLRTLPDGSRHRLQHPARQEA
- a CDS encoding M28 family metallopeptidase: MTRPTYAVLSAALALGACAAPVSPPASAPAPVSVPLSASGLTAEQAAATITPQDVYARIEFLASDRMRGRNTPSPELEIAASYLVNQYKLWGLQPGGENGTFYQWWPFRGRGAAAGTAGVPVPNVVAVLPGSDPALRNEYVVLSAHMDHVGVGRAVNGDSIYNGADDDASGTTGLLEVAEAFARMGVRPRRSIVFLHVSGEEKGLLGSAWYAEHPTVPLAQTVANVNVDMIGRNDPGMVVVIGKKYSSLGGLADRVGAAHPDLRLRLSDDLWPEERFFFRSDHFHFARKEVPALFFFSGVHEDYHQPSDEVETIDTDKAARIARMVFHVVMEIANDPERPRWDPAGLEEVRRMRR